The following proteins are encoded in a genomic region of Gossypium hirsutum isolate 1008001.06 chromosome D05, Gossypium_hirsutum_v2.1, whole genome shotgun sequence:
- the LOC107906223 gene encoding uncharacterized protein: protein MSPLLSFLLHVSCLALLSIANGEGRAPHGIAYENPVAFSPSAYEFFHPKAQVPDTKNPCAASSCSPLPIAAQMDDGTTALESKVSTQKESGHQLGAGGIVGLVFGLAFAVLLAMGVYYVLNIRRSNANKANYVQPNA, encoded by the coding sequence ATGAGTCCATTACTTTCTTTCTTGCTTCACGTATCTTGTCTAGCTCTTTTGAGTATTGCTAATGGTGAAGGAAGAGCTCCCCACGGCATTGCTTACGAGAATCCCGTGGCCTTCTCGCCCTCGGCCTATGAATTCTTCCATCCCAAAGCCCAAGTGCCAGACACCAAAAACCCTTGTGCAGCTTCCAGTTGCTCCCCATTGCCTATTGCAGCTCAAATGGACGATGGTACTACAGCACTTGAAAGCAAGGTATCAACACAGAAAGAATCCGGGCATCAACTTGGAGCCGGTGGAATCGTAGGCCTTGTTTTCGGTTTGGCATTTGCGGTGCTTTTGGCAATGGGTGTTTATTACGTGCTAAACATTCGTCGTTCCAATGCTAATAAAGCAAATTACGTTCAACCCAATGCTTAA